A single window of Ficedula albicollis isolate OC2 chromosome 8, FicAlb1.5, whole genome shotgun sequence DNA harbors:
- the HOOK1 gene encoding protein Hook homolog 1 isoform X1, with amino-acid sequence MAQVLHQIDVAWFDASWLNRIKEDVGDNWRIKSSNLKKILQGIMDYYHEFLGQQIAEELIPDLTRISENSDPTELGRLLQLILGCAVNCERKQEHIQNIMTLEESVQHVVMTAIQELMSKEVTNPSPCDAPSEVEQQLKKALEDLQEALAEKEELAQRCQELDLQVAALQDEKNSLMSENEIMNDRLEQLDDSFDDPNTVVAKKYFSAQLQLEQLQEENFRLEAAKDDYRVHCEDLEKQLIELQHRNNELTSLAEESRALKDENDILRATADKASKLESTVEVYRKKLQDLNDFRRQVKSLQETNMMYMHNTVSLEEELKKANAARAQLETYKRQVQELHNKLSEESKRADKLAFEMKRLEEKYEALMKEKERLIVQCDALRETNEELRCAQMQQDHLSQTGESSFKSHENLAAEILPVEYREMFIRLQHENKMLLLKQEGSENERIAELQEQLEQKHRTVNELETEKRLNEERIGGLQQQIEDLQKTLQEQGSKNEGSSNLKQKLAAHMEKLNEVHDELQKKEADLAELQPDDSQNPQKIGELEAALRKKDEDMKAMEERYKMYLEKARNVIKTLDPKLNPASAEIMLLRKQILEKEKRIEALENEYKMAKLRDYEEKLIVTAWYNKSLSLQRLGMEARLVGSSGSCGAGPGRSFLAQQRHVTNTRRNLTVKVPGATSD; translated from the exons ATGGCTCAGGTGCTTCACCAAAT agATGTTGCCTGGTTTGATGCATCTTGGCTCAATCGCATCAAAGAAGATGTTGGTGATAACTGGAGAATAAAG TCCAGTAATTTGAAGAAGATACTGCAAGGAATTATGGACTACTATCATGag ttcCTGGGTCAGCAGATTGCAGAAGAGCTTATTCCAGACTTGACCCGGATATCTGAGAACTCAGATCCCACTGAACtgggcaggctcctgcagcttATTTTAGGTTGTGCAGTCAACTGTGAGAGGAAACAAG AACACATACAGAATATCATGACCCTTGAAGAGTCTGTTCAACACGTTGTCATGACAGCCATTCAAGAG CTCATGAGCAAGGAAGTAACGAATCCTTCCCCATGTGATGCACCAAGTGAAGTGGAACAGCAG ctcaaaAAAGCCTTGGAAGACCTTCAGGAAGCACTAGCAGAAAAAGAGGAGTTGGCACAAAGATGTCAAGAGCTGGATTTGCAG GTGGCTGCCCTCCAGGATGAAAAAAACAGCTTGATGTCAGAAAATGAGATTATGAATGACAGACTAGAGCAATTAGATGACTCTTTTGATGATCCAAATACTGTGGTtgcaaaaaagtattttagtgcgcagctgcagctggaacaaTTGCAAGAAGAAAACTTCAG GCTTGAAGCTGCAAAAGATGATTATCGTGTCCATTGTGAAGACCTAGAAAAGCAATTGATTGAGCTGCAACATAGAAACAATGAACTGACCTCTCTGGCAGAAGAATCCAGAGCCTTGAAAGATGAAAATGACATTCTTAG GGCTACTGCAGACAAGGCAAGCAAGCTGGAGTCCACGGTGGAGGTGTATCGGAAGAAGCTGCAGGACCTGAACGATTTCCGCAGGCAGGTCAAGTCCCTGCAGGAAACCAACATGATGTACATGCACAACACCGTCAGTCTGGAGGAAGAGCTCAAGAAAGCCAACGCAGCACGAGCCCAGCTGGAGACCTACAAAAGACAG GTTCAGGAGCTTCATAACAAACTGTCTGAAGAATCCAAAAGAGCTGATAAGCTGGCATTTGAAATGAAGCGACTCgaagaaaaatatgaagctttaatgaaagaaaaagag AGACTGATAGTGCAATGTGATGCATTAAGAGAGACAAATGAGGAGCTCCGGTGTGCACAGATGCAGCAGGACCACCTGAGTCAAACAG GTGAATCTAGTTTTAAAAGCCATGAGAATCTTGCTGCTGAAATTCTGCCAGTGGAATACAG AGAAATGTTTATTCGGCTGCAGCATGAAAATAAGATGCTCCTGCTAAAGCAGGAAGGATCAGAAAATGAACGGattgcagagctccaggaacagctggagcagaagcaCCGGACAGTGAACGAGctggaaacagagaaaag GCTCAATGAAGAGCGTATTGGAGGATTACAGCAGCAGATTGAAGATCTGCAAAAGACTTTACAGGAGCAGGGATCTAAAAATGAAGGA TCCAGCAACCTGAAGCAGAAACTGGCAGCACACAT GGAAAAGTTGAATGAGGTTCATGATGAGTTACAGAAGAAGGAGGCTGATcttgcagagctccagcctgatGACAGTCAGAACC CCCAGAAGATTggagagctggaagcagctttACGAAAAAAAGACGAGGATATGAAAGCAATGGAAGAAAGATATAAAATGTACcttgaaaaagcaagaaat GTGATAAAAACCTTAGACCCTAAGCTAAATCCAGCATCAGCAGAAATTATGTTGCTTAGAAAACAGatattggaaaaagaaaaaagaattgaagCACTAGAG AATGAATACAAGATGGCCAAGCTACGTGACtatgaggaaaagctgattGTAACTGCATGGTACAACAAG AGCCTGAGTCTGCAGAGGCTGGGCATGGAAGCCAGGCTGgtgggcagcagtggcagctgcgGGGCTGGGCCTGGCCGCTCCTTCCTGGCGCAGCAGCGGCACGTCACCAACACCAGGAGGAACCTCACTGTGAAAGTACCAGGTGCAACATCCGATTAA
- the HOOK1 gene encoding protein Hook homolog 1 isoform X2, with protein MEAKPADPLLCDSLILWLQTFNTAAPCRDVQDLTSGVAMAQVLHQIDVAWFDASWLNRIKEDVGDNWRIKSSNLKKILQGIMDYYHEFLGQQIAEELIPDLTRISENSDPTELGRLLQLILGCAVNCERKQEHIQNIMTLEESVQHVVMTAIQELMSKEVTNPSPCDAPSEVEQQLKKALEDLQEALAEKEELAQRCQELDLQVAALQDEKNSLMSENEIMNDRLEQLDDSFDDPNTVVAKKYFSAQLQLEQLQEENFRLEAAKDDYRVHCEDLEKQLIELQHRNNELTSLAEESRALKDENDILRATADKASKLESTVEVYRKKLQDLNDFRRQVKSLQETNMMYMHNTVSLEEELKKANAARAQLETYKRQVQELHNKLSEESKRADKLAFEMKRLEEKYEALMKEKERLIVQCDALRETNEELRCAQMQQDHLSQTGESSFKSHENLAAEILPVEYREMFIRLQHENKMLLLKQEGSENERIAELQEQLEQKHRTVNELETEKRLNEERIGGLQQQIEDLQKTLQEQGSKNEGSSNLKQKLAAHMEKLNEVHDELQKKEADLAELQPDDSQNPQKIGELEAALRKKDEDMKAMEERYKMYLEKARNVIKTLDPKLNPASAEIMLLRKQILEKEKRIEALENEYKMAKLRDYEEKLIVTAWYNKSLSLQRLGMEARLVGSSGSCGAGPGRSFLAQQRHVTNTRRNLTVKVPGATSD; from the exons CTGCAGACATTCAATACAGCTGCACCCTGCAGAGATGTCCAGGACTTGACTAGCGGGGTTGCCATGGCTCAGGTGCTTCACCAAAT agATGTTGCCTGGTTTGATGCATCTTGGCTCAATCGCATCAAAGAAGATGTTGGTGATAACTGGAGAATAAAG TCCAGTAATTTGAAGAAGATACTGCAAGGAATTATGGACTACTATCATGag ttcCTGGGTCAGCAGATTGCAGAAGAGCTTATTCCAGACTTGACCCGGATATCTGAGAACTCAGATCCCACTGAACtgggcaggctcctgcagcttATTTTAGGTTGTGCAGTCAACTGTGAGAGGAAACAAG AACACATACAGAATATCATGACCCTTGAAGAGTCTGTTCAACACGTTGTCATGACAGCCATTCAAGAG CTCATGAGCAAGGAAGTAACGAATCCTTCCCCATGTGATGCACCAAGTGAAGTGGAACAGCAG ctcaaaAAAGCCTTGGAAGACCTTCAGGAAGCACTAGCAGAAAAAGAGGAGTTGGCACAAAGATGTCAAGAGCTGGATTTGCAG GTGGCTGCCCTCCAGGATGAAAAAAACAGCTTGATGTCAGAAAATGAGATTATGAATGACAGACTAGAGCAATTAGATGACTCTTTTGATGATCCAAATACTGTGGTtgcaaaaaagtattttagtgcgcagctgcagctggaacaaTTGCAAGAAGAAAACTTCAG GCTTGAAGCTGCAAAAGATGATTATCGTGTCCATTGTGAAGACCTAGAAAAGCAATTGATTGAGCTGCAACATAGAAACAATGAACTGACCTCTCTGGCAGAAGAATCCAGAGCCTTGAAAGATGAAAATGACATTCTTAG GGCTACTGCAGACAAGGCAAGCAAGCTGGAGTCCACGGTGGAGGTGTATCGGAAGAAGCTGCAGGACCTGAACGATTTCCGCAGGCAGGTCAAGTCCCTGCAGGAAACCAACATGATGTACATGCACAACACCGTCAGTCTGGAGGAAGAGCTCAAGAAAGCCAACGCAGCACGAGCCCAGCTGGAGACCTACAAAAGACAG GTTCAGGAGCTTCATAACAAACTGTCTGAAGAATCCAAAAGAGCTGATAAGCTGGCATTTGAAATGAAGCGACTCgaagaaaaatatgaagctttaatgaaagaaaaagag AGACTGATAGTGCAATGTGATGCATTAAGAGAGACAAATGAGGAGCTCCGGTGTGCACAGATGCAGCAGGACCACCTGAGTCAAACAG GTGAATCTAGTTTTAAAAGCCATGAGAATCTTGCTGCTGAAATTCTGCCAGTGGAATACAG AGAAATGTTTATTCGGCTGCAGCATGAAAATAAGATGCTCCTGCTAAAGCAGGAAGGATCAGAAAATGAACGGattgcagagctccaggaacagctggagcagaagcaCCGGACAGTGAACGAGctggaaacagagaaaag GCTCAATGAAGAGCGTATTGGAGGATTACAGCAGCAGATTGAAGATCTGCAAAAGACTTTACAGGAGCAGGGATCTAAAAATGAAGGA TCCAGCAACCTGAAGCAGAAACTGGCAGCACACAT GGAAAAGTTGAATGAGGTTCATGATGAGTTACAGAAGAAGGAGGCTGATcttgcagagctccagcctgatGACAGTCAGAACC CCCAGAAGATTggagagctggaagcagctttACGAAAAAAAGACGAGGATATGAAAGCAATGGAAGAAAGATATAAAATGTACcttgaaaaagcaagaaat GTGATAAAAACCTTAGACCCTAAGCTAAATCCAGCATCAGCAGAAATTATGTTGCTTAGAAAACAGatattggaaaaagaaaaaagaattgaagCACTAGAG AATGAATACAAGATGGCCAAGCTACGTGACtatgaggaaaagctgattGTAACTGCATGGTACAACAAG AGCCTGAGTCTGCAGAGGCTGGGCATGGAAGCCAGGCTGgtgggcagcagtggcagctgcgGGGCTGGGCCTGGCCGCTCCTTCCTGGCGCAGCAGCGGCACGTCACCAACACCAGGAGGAACCTCACTGTGAAAGTACCAGGTGCAACATCCGATTAA